Proteins encoded in a region of the Sphingomonas sp. OV641 genome:
- a CDS encoding methyl-accepting chemotaxis protein — translation MTKVLNEWPLSKKMLLAFAFIGALLIAVATTGIVANRQLSEIATRHVSRGVAGTEALGRLMSAVREHRIIVFSQLNATSAAEARSLDERYEKNKAALAERLDEYAPLAGEFAPQLAGIRADIDKLNSVNDRIFALKKTQGEAAALPLVLGEGKKRSRTAIDETDALIELHQKRAMQADADGDRYAENALYFALALSALAVAALFGIWRMLGKTVASPLAELSSVTTTLATGGQADVPHRSRGDELGEVARAVETFRAAAVSRAEADAQVAAQQQVVTATLRDSLAALTVGDLTKPIATDFPPAYAELKTNFNEALASLRDLIGSVMESASSIRAGSGEIAQASEDLARRTEGNAASLEETSAAIAQMDERLRASAAAAATTVERADGAITTVSGGRSVADQAVQAMGRVSESAKGIDSVIEGLDKIAFQTRVLAMNAAVEAGRAGDAGRGFAVVADLVSALAMRAEEEAKRARDQLTVTQSDIVCAVEMVQKVDGALADISDDVGQVHELLATMAADNQAQSCAITQISAAVGTMDQSTQQNAAMVEETSAAARNLTSEVKALSEQAGRFKVDDRARRAIHAQVEALKPRPQTSAYASPVKPLVPAAVSALTRPSDDDWNEF, via the coding sequence ATGACCAAAGTTCTGAATGAATGGCCATTGTCGAAGAAGATGTTGCTGGCCTTCGCCTTCATCGGCGCGCTGTTGATCGCGGTTGCGACGACCGGGATCGTTGCCAATCGCCAGCTCAGCGAAATTGCCACACGGCACGTCAGCCGCGGCGTTGCCGGCACGGAGGCACTCGGCCGGCTGATGTCCGCCGTGCGCGAACATCGCATCATCGTCTTCTCTCAGTTGAACGCGACGTCTGCGGCGGAAGCCCGAAGCCTCGACGAACGATATGAGAAGAACAAGGCGGCACTTGCCGAACGTCTTGACGAATATGCGCCGCTCGCCGGCGAGTTCGCGCCGCAGCTGGCCGGGATCCGCGCGGACATCGACAAGCTCAACTCCGTCAACGACCGCATCTTCGCGCTGAAGAAGACGCAGGGCGAGGCCGCCGCGCTTCCCCTTGTCCTTGGCGAGGGGAAGAAGCGCTCACGCACGGCAATCGACGAGACAGACGCGCTGATCGAACTGCATCAGAAGCGTGCGATGCAGGCGGATGCCGACGGCGATCGCTATGCTGAGAACGCCCTGTATTTCGCGCTAGCCCTGTCGGCGCTCGCCGTGGCGGCGCTGTTCGGGATCTGGCGGATGCTTGGCAAGACCGTTGCCTCTCCGCTGGCGGAGCTTTCGTCCGTGACCACCACGCTCGCCACCGGCGGCCAGGCGGATGTGCCGCACCGCTCGCGCGGCGACGAACTGGGCGAGGTCGCACGGGCCGTCGAGACATTCCGGGCGGCGGCAGTTAGCCGCGCGGAGGCGGATGCGCAGGTCGCCGCACAGCAGCAGGTCGTCACCGCGACGCTGCGCGACAGCCTGGCCGCCCTCACCGTCGGCGATCTGACCAAGCCGATCGCCACCGATTTCCCGCCGGCTTATGCGGAACTGAAGACGAACTTCAACGAGGCACTTGCTTCGCTTCGCGACCTGATCGGATCGGTGATGGAAAGCGCGTCCTCCATCCGCGCGGGTTCGGGCGAGATTGCCCAGGCGTCGGAGGATCTGGCGCGCCGCACGGAGGGCAATGCGGCCAGCCTGGAGGAAACCTCCGCGGCGATCGCACAGATGGACGAACGGCTGCGCGCGTCGGCGGCGGCTGCGGCGACTACCGTGGAGCGTGCAGATGGCGCGATCACCACGGTATCGGGCGGCCGATCGGTCGCGGATCAGGCGGTGCAGGCCATGGGCCGGGTGTCGGAAAGCGCCAAGGGCATCGACAGCGTCATCGAGGGTCTCGACAAGATTGCGTTTCAGACGCGCGTTCTGGCGATGAACGCCGCTGTGGAGGCGGGGCGCGCGGGCGATGCGGGACGTGGCTTCGCCGTCGTGGCCGATCTCGTGTCCGCGCTGGCCATGCGTGCGGAGGAGGAGGCCAAGCGCGCCCGAGACCAGCTCACCGTCACCCAAAGCGATATCGTTTGCGCGGTGGAGATGGTGCAAAAGGTCGATGGCGCGCTGGCCGACATTTCCGATGACGTCGGCCAGGTTCACGAGCTGCTCGCCACCATGGCGGCGGACAATCAGGCGCAATCCTGTGCCATCACGCAGATCTCGGCCGCGGTCGGCACTATGGATCAATCCACCCAGCAGAATGCCGCGATGGTGGAGGAGACTTCCGCTGCCGCCCGCAACCTCACCAGCGAGGTAAAGGCGCTCAGTGAACAGGCCGGTCGTTTCAAGGTCGATGATCGCGCGCGGCGCGCGATCCATGCTCAGGTTGAGGCGCTGAAGCCCAGGCCGCAGACCTCCGCCTACGCCTCCCCCGTCAAACCGCTCGTTCCCGCCGCTGTCTCGGCGCTCACCCGGCCAAGTGACGATGACTGGAACGAATTCTGA
- a CDS encoding glycosyltransferase family 2 protein yields MPAIICVPARNEEDALPTLIAALCDLAVPPMELDVCIYLDRCNDGSAALLADKAAKLPFRLVVEHGGASVEANAGAARRAAFAMGLGMLGGREGLIFTTDADSAPERDWIAAGQRALAQADVVAGRIMRVDAMRDTEQSRLEHYYDRLHRYRRMIDPVPWEARDTHHFSGGANMAVRASAYRAIGGFRPLASGEDATLLDDAARAGFRVRRDAAMVVETSSRRIGRVAEGLAGTLRALDAGRQVRVANPRGAAWQWQAQATARRSFPAIDQAEVRVALGDLLGLTADHVLGVARDCPNAEAFAMRIVPAPRCHGDTIMLAEAEDLLAAMEGAVEGEWREIAA; encoded by the coding sequence TTGCCCGCCATCATTTGCGTTCCCGCGCGGAACGAGGAAGACGCGCTCCCGACACTTATCGCAGCCCTTTGTGATCTCGCGGTCCCTCCGATGGAGCTGGACGTCTGCATCTACCTGGACCGGTGCAACGACGGCAGTGCGGCGCTGCTGGCCGACAAGGCGGCCAAGCTCCCATTTCGCCTGGTGGTCGAGCATGGCGGCGCGAGCGTGGAGGCGAATGCCGGTGCGGCCCGGCGTGCGGCCTTTGCGATGGGCCTCGGCATGCTGGGCGGGCGAGAGGGGCTGATCTTCACGACGGACGCGGACAGTGCACCCGAGCGCGACTGGATCGCGGCTGGACAACGGGCGCTGGCGCAGGCCGATGTGGTGGCAGGGCGGATCATGCGCGTCGATGCGATGCGCGATACCGAGCAGTCGCGCCTCGAACATTATTACGACCGCCTTCACCGCTATCGACGCATGATCGATCCCGTCCCATGGGAAGCGCGTGACACCCACCATTTCAGCGGCGGCGCCAACATGGCGGTGCGCGCCTCCGCCTACCGCGCGATTGGCGGTTTCCGGCCGCTGGCCAGTGGCGAGGATGCGACGTTGCTCGATGATGCGGCGCGCGCCGGATTTCGCGTCCGCCGCGATGCCGCAATGGTGGTGGAAACCTCCTCCCGACGGATCGGGCGCGTCGCCGAGGGGCTCGCCGGGACGCTGCGTGCGCTCGATGCCGGGCGGCAGGTGCGGGTGGCAAACCCGCGCGGCGCGGCCTGGCAGTGGCAGGCGCAGGCGACGGCGCGGCGCAGCTTCCCGGCGATCGACCAGGCCGAGGTGCGTGTCGCGCTGGGCGACCTGCTGGGCCTGACGGCGGATCATGTGCTGGGCGTCGCACGGGACTGCCCCAACGCTGAGGCCTTCGCGATGCGCATCGTGCCGGCGCCGCGATGCCACGGCGACACGATCATGCTGGCGGAAGCGGAGGATTTGCTGGCGGCAATGGAGGGGGCGGTGGAAGGCGAATGGCGCGAGATTGCGGCTTGA
- a CDS encoding DUF389 domain-containing protein, with protein sequence MFRWWRRSITSQIDHERVVQRIWEESGWTGRYAFMTMMSAGIAVLGLLLSSPAVVIGAMLISPLMGPILGLGFSLALFDFAEMRRSLTALAIGAGAALAFTALIVLVSPLKAPTAEILARTRPNLFDLLVALFAALAGTYAIIRGRGDTIVGVAIATALMPPLAVVGYGLATMNVPVLSGALALFVTNFLTIALSATILARFYGFGHALSERQSWTQTIVLSAVFVAMAVPLGIALGHIARETLVASQVRSFLSQRFGENARITQLDIDFDANPIVVRSIIIAPRAAAKNTNALEGELAGQIKQPVKLRLDQVLLDSGAGSLEAQRAELRQASGAVAAEQREASTAAQLVAVAAGVKVEDVVVDRDHRRVTATAQALAGADPQALRILESRIASAVPGWQIAIVPPLGQLPEIAFADNVDTLDREARDAVLLSAWEARRWNIPALGVPGLPDGEPPESPTVNQRRALAIAEVLREQGVNPVPAPDAGQRYRLAPTQP encoded by the coding sequence ATGTTCCGGTGGTGGCGCCGGTCCATCACCTCGCAGATTGATCACGAGCGCGTGGTTCAGCGGATCTGGGAAGAAAGCGGCTGGACTGGCCGCTATGCCTTCATGACCATGATGTCTGCGGGCATCGCGGTGCTTGGCCTCCTCTTGTCCTCTCCGGCCGTCGTCATCGGCGCGATGTTGATCTCGCCGCTGATGGGGCCGATCCTCGGGCTTGGGTTCAGCCTCGCGCTGTTCGATTTCGCCGAGATGCGACGGTCGCTGACGGCGCTGGCCATCGGTGCAGGCGCCGCGCTCGCGTTCACGGCACTGATCGTCCTGGTGTCTCCGCTCAAGGCGCCTACGGCAGAGATTCTGGCGCGGACCCGCCCAAACCTGTTCGACCTTCTGGTGGCGCTCTTTGCCGCTCTGGCCGGCACCTATGCAATCATTCGGGGACGCGGCGATACCATCGTCGGCGTCGCCATCGCGACCGCTTTGATGCCGCCGCTGGCGGTGGTCGGTTATGGCTTGGCGACGATGAACGTCCCTGTGCTCAGCGGGGCGCTCGCGCTGTTCGTCACCAACTTTCTCACCATTGCGCTGTCCGCGACGATCCTGGCGCGCTTCTACGGCTTCGGCCATGCGCTGTCGGAACGGCAGAGCTGGACCCAGACGATTGTCCTGTCTGCCGTGTTCGTCGCCATGGCGGTGCCGCTCGGGATTGCGCTCGGCCATATCGCGCGGGAAACGCTCGTCGCCAGCCAGGTGCGCTCCTTCCTCAGCCAGCGGTTCGGCGAGAACGCCCGGATCACGCAGCTCGACATCGACTTTGACGCCAACCCAATCGTGGTCCGTTCCATCATCATTGCGCCACGAGCGGCGGCGAAGAATACGAACGCGCTCGAAGGCGAACTCGCCGGTCAGATTAAACAGCCGGTGAAGCTGCGCCTGGATCAGGTGCTGCTGGATTCAGGCGCCGGATCGCTGGAGGCGCAGCGCGCCGAACTCAGGCAAGCTTCCGGCGCAGTCGCTGCCGAGCAGCGAGAGGCGTCAACCGCCGCCCAACTGGTTGCCGTGGCGGCCGGCGTGAAGGTCGAGGATGTGGTGGTGGATCGCGACCACCGCCGCGTGACGGCGACGGCTCAAGCGCTTGCGGGTGCCGATCCTCAGGCGCTCCGGATTCTGGAAAGCCGCATCGCGTCAGCCGTCCCCGGCTGGCAGATCGCGATCGTGCCGCCTCTCGGGCAACTGCCCGAGATCGCCTTTGCCGACAATGTGGACACGCTGGATCGTGAGGCTCGCGATGCCGTGCTGCTTTCCGCCTGGGAGGCGCGCCGGTGGAATATTCCGGCCCTTGGCGTTCCCGGTCTGCCGGACGGTGAACCACCAGAAAGCCCGACGGTGAACCAGCGACGCGCCTTGGCCATCGCCGAAGTTCTGCGCGAGCAGGGGGTGAACCCTGTCCCTGCGCCGGACGCCGGGCAGCGATACAGGCTCGCCCCCACCCAACCGTGA
- a CDS encoding acyl-CoA dehydrogenase has translation MSVAAGLRDAIAEQDWARQPLRDPENGDDYVALLRALYETGRRDLPLGRLLEGHVDAVQIVQRYGSAVQVERLRQALCDGAMLGVWNAALPGEPLRLTGDALNGGKSYASGAGVLTHALVTAETDSGAQLLLLDLKRTVPAIDRDWWRVTGMQRSETHRVRWSDAAIDHDDRIGSPDLYAREPYFSGGALRFVAVHAGGIAGICDRARDHLVASGRADDPFQTARLAELFGLADTAAAMVRRTATLWFELDGEARLARVAATRLAVADAAQRAIVVAQEAVGLAGHFLAHPLAAMLTDLAVYLRQPVPDAQRLRVGRAVASGELAPAL, from the coding sequence ATGAGCGTCGCGGCTGGCTTGCGGGACGCGATCGCCGAGCAGGATTGGGCGCGACAGCCTCTACGTGACCCCGAGAATGGCGACGATTATGTCGCGCTGCTGCGCGCGCTATACGAGACCGGCCGGCGCGATCTCCCGCTCGGCCGGCTGCTGGAGGGGCATGTGGACGCCGTGCAGATCGTGCAGCGTTATGGTTCGGCGGTACAGGTCGAGCGGCTTCGGCAAGCCTTGTGCGACGGGGCGATGCTGGGTGTCTGGAATGCCGCGTTGCCGGGCGAGCCGCTGCGGCTGACGGGCGATGCGCTGAACGGCGGCAAAAGCTACGCATCCGGCGCGGGCGTGCTGACCCATGCGCTGGTGACTGCCGAGACGGACAGTGGCGCGCAGTTGCTGCTGCTGGATCTGAAGCGCACTGTCCCTGCGATCGATCGCGACTGGTGGCGGGTGACGGGAATGCAGCGTTCCGAGACGCACCGGGTGCGCTGGAGCGATGCGGCGATCGATCACGACGACCGGATCGGTTCGCCGGATCTTTATGCGCGCGAGCCGTATTTCAGTGGCGGCGCGCTTCGTTTCGTCGCGGTCCATGCAGGCGGGATCGCCGGGATCTGCGATCGCGCGCGCGATCATCTGGTGGCGAGCGGCCGCGCCGATGATCCGTTCCAGACCGCGCGTCTGGCCGAGCTGTTCGGGCTGGCCGACACGGCGGCGGCGATGGTGCGCCGGACCGCGACACTGTGGTTCGAACTGGACGGCGAAGCGCGGCTGGCCCGGGTCGCGGCGACGCGGCTGGCGGTCGCCGATGCCGCTCAGCGCGCGATCGTGGTGGCGCAGGAAGCGGTGGGGCTGGCGGGGCACTTCCTTGCCCATCCGCTGGCGGCGATGCTGACCGATCTTGCCGTGTATCTTCGCCAGCCGGTGCCCGACGCGCAGCGGCTTCGCGTGGGGCGAGCGGTGGCGTCGGGCGAACTGGCACCGGCGCTGTGA
- a CDS encoding catalase — MAKKNSTGEKGKMPGGSPAKTSPVPAGADLPTSYKGPQGHGGETHQTTSDAAQTLTTQQGVPVADDQNSLRAGPRGPTLLEDFILREKIFHFDHERIPERVVHARGYGAHGVFELTESLAEFTRADVLSNVGQQTEVFVRFSTVAGNKGSMDLARDVRGFAVKFYTREGNWDIVGNNIPVFFIQDPIKFPDLVHAVKQEPDRAFPQAQSAHDNYWDFASLSPEAWHMVMWQMSDRTIPRSFRTIEGFGVHSFRLVNAEGKSTFVKFHWKPRQGLQSVLWNEAVKINGADPDFHRRDLWQAIEAGDFPQWDLGVQLFDQETADKLPFDHLDATKLIPEEDVPVRIIGTLTLNRNVDNFFASTEQVAFCTQNVVPGIDFSDDPLLHGRNFSYLDTQLKRLGSPNFTHIPVNAPRCPVMNFQQDGHMAMRNPKGRANYEPNSWGPDGGPRENPEIGYRSFPAEVQGTKQRIRSETFADHYSQARQFFISQQPIEQKHLGDALVFELSKVERVDIRVRAVSHLRLIDEGLAATVADGLGLELPEPAQAAKPTLDLPPSAALSILANGPTDFKGRKMGVLLTDGSSADLFNALTKSLEAEGAMWEVVAPKIGGVTLDDGTKVAAKQKIDGGPSVLYDAVAVLPSKDGAAMLAKDATAKDFVADAFAHCKFIGHSAAAGQLFDAAGLPGRDDGFIALTGAKDTKAFVAKCRELRFWPRELEVDLDAAALKAKP; from the coding sequence ATGGCGAAGAAGAACAGCACAGGCGAAAAGGGCAAGATGCCGGGGGGATCGCCCGCGAAGACGTCGCCCGTACCCGCAGGCGCCGACCTGCCAACGAGCTACAAGGGACCGCAGGGACATGGCGGCGAAACTCACCAGACCACGAGCGATGCTGCGCAAACCTTGACAACCCAGCAGGGCGTTCCCGTTGCCGATGATCAAAACAGCCTGCGTGCCGGTCCGCGCGGGCCGACGCTGCTGGAGGATTTCATCCTCCGCGAGAAGATCTTCCACTTCGATCATGAGCGGATCCCCGAACGTGTCGTTCACGCCCGCGGCTATGGCGCCCACGGCGTGTTCGAGCTGACCGAGAGCCTCGCCGAATTCACGCGCGCCGATGTGCTGAGCAATGTCGGCCAGCAGACCGAAGTCTTCGTTCGCTTCTCGACCGTCGCCGGCAACAAGGGCTCGATGGACCTCGCCCGCGACGTCCGTGGCTTTGCCGTCAAATTCTACACCCGGGAGGGTAACTGGGACATCGTCGGCAACAACATCCCGGTGTTCTTCATCCAGGATCCGATCAAGTTCCCGGATCTCGTCCATGCGGTGAAGCAGGAGCCCGATCGCGCCTTCCCGCAGGCCCAGTCAGCGCACGACAATTACTGGGATTTCGCCAGCCTCAGCCCGGAGGCATGGCACATGGTCATGTGGCAGATGTCCGACCGGACGATCCCGCGCTCGTTCCGCACGATTGAGGGGTTCGGCGTACACAGCTTCCGGCTGGTCAACGCGGAAGGCAAATCAACCTTCGTCAAGTTTCACTGGAAGCCGCGGCAGGGGCTGCAGTCGGTGCTGTGGAACGAGGCCGTCAAGATCAACGGTGCCGACCCCGATTTCCACCGCCGCGACCTGTGGCAGGCGATCGAGGCGGGCGACTTCCCGCAATGGGATCTGGGCGTCCAGCTGTTCGATCAGGAGACGGCGGACAAATTGCCGTTCGATCACCTGGATGCGACCAAGCTGATCCCCGAAGAGGATGTGCCGGTGCGCATCATCGGCACGCTGACGCTGAATCGGAACGTCGACAATTTCTTCGCCAGCACTGAACAGGTGGCATTCTGCACCCAGAATGTCGTGCCCGGCATCGACTTTTCGGATGATCCGCTGCTTCACGGTCGCAACTTCTCCTATCTCGATACCCAGCTGAAGCGGCTTGGCAGCCCGAACTTCACCCATATTCCGGTGAATGCACCGCGCTGCCCGGTGATGAACTTCCAGCAGGACGGCCATATGGCGATGCGCAATCCCAAGGGGCGCGCCAATTATGAGCCGAACAGCTGGGGCCCGGATGGCGGCCCGCGTGAGAACCCGGAGATCGGCTATCGCAGCTTCCCGGCAGAGGTGCAGGGAACGAAACAGCGCATCCGCTCCGAAACCTTCGCGGATCATTACAGCCAGGCGCGGCAGTTCTTCATCAGTCAGCAACCGATTGAACAGAAGCACCTGGGCGATGCCCTGGTGTTCGAGCTGTCCAAGGTCGAACGCGTCGACATCCGCGTCCGTGCCGTCTCGCATCTTCGGCTGATCGATGAGGGGCTGGCCGCCACCGTTGCCGACGGGCTCGGGCTCGAGCTGCCGGAACCGGCGCAGGCAGCCAAGCCAACGCTCGATCTGCCGCCATCGGCAGCGCTCAGCATCCTGGCGAACGGCCCGACAGACTTCAAGGGTCGCAAGATGGGCGTGCTGCTGACCGACGGCTCCAGCGCCGATCTGTTCAATGCGCTGACCAAGTCGCTCGAGGCGGAAGGCGCGATGTGGGAGGTGGTCGCGCCCAAGATCGGCGGCGTCACGCTGGACGATGGCACGAAGGTCGCCGCCAAGCAGAAGATCGATGGCGGTCCCTCGGTCCTGTACGATGCCGTGGCCGTGCTCCCTTCGAAAGATGGCGCGGCCATGCTGGCCAAGGATGCAACGGCGAAGGATTTCGTGGCGGACGCCTTCGCGCACTGCAAGTTCATCGGCCACAGTGCGGCCGCAGGGCAGTTGTTCGACGCGGCCGGGCTGCCCGGGCGTGACGATGGCTTCATCGCCCTGACCGGCGCCAAGGATACCAAAGCTTTCGTCGCCAAGTGTCGCGAATTGCGGTTCTGGCCGCGCGAGCTCGAGGTTGATCTCGACGCCGCGGCGCTGAAGGCGAAGCCCTGA
- a CDS encoding class I SAM-dependent methyltransferase, giving the protein MSAIALDGFSAKFAADEDPWGTFTSRDEAVKRTAILHALGPGPLGRVLELASGNGSNSRAIAPRALRLDATEGTPEGTRLTAEAIADWQRSRAIELSLPARFPRRDYDAIVVAELLYYLSHRAMGLVAAETGRALRRGGRLVLAHHRVDFYDFAQHAAGIHTRFLRLTGARWQVRRVRQRADWDVLVACRT; this is encoded by the coding sequence ATGAGCGCGATCGCCCTAGACGGGTTCAGCGCCAAATTCGCGGCCGACGAGGATCCGTGGGGCACCTTCACCAGCCGCGACGAAGCGGTGAAACGCACCGCGATCCTGCATGCGCTGGGCCCGGGCCCGCTCGGGCGGGTGCTGGAACTTGCTAGCGGCAATGGATCCAACAGCCGCGCGATCGCCCCGCGCGCCCTTCGCCTGGACGCTACGGAGGGCACGCCGGAGGGCACCCGGCTGACGGCAGAGGCTATCGCCGACTGGCAGCGCAGCCGGGCAATCGAACTGTCTCTGCCGGCAAGATTTCCCAGGCGGGACTATGACGCGATCGTGGTGGCCGAGCTGCTCTACTATCTCTCGCACCGGGCGATGGGGCTTGTCGCGGCGGAGACCGGGCGGGCGTTGCGGCGGGGCGGGCGGCTCGTATTGGCCCACCACCGTGTCGACTTCTACGATTTCGCGCAGCACGCGGCCGGCATCCACACACGCTTTCTGCGTCTGACCGGCGCTCGCTGGCAGGTGCGACGCGTCCGACAACGCGCGGATTGGGATGTGCTGGTCGCCTGCCGGACTTGA
- a CDS encoding PIG-L deacetylase family protein produces the protein MRLRLGGVRRAVVVAPHPDDEVIGAAGLIGALRARGCEVRVIVVSDGAASHPGSRSWPKARLVAARRRESLCALRRLSITSSKVRFLGLPDGALTVHGKECRRKLRQALVQMDADVIVAPALSDAHPDHQEVAAALAVRCGRARRLSYQVWPPRHRRGARTQTLVAPGGAARKRSLIRVHRTQLGVITDDPSGFAIAPHELALFARPIECFREERP, from the coding sequence GTGAGGCTGCGTCTGGGGGGCGTGCGCCGTGCCGTCGTCGTCGCGCCCCATCCCGATGACGAGGTGATCGGCGCGGCCGGGCTGATCGGTGCCTTGCGGGCGCGGGGCTGCGAGGTGCGGGTGATCGTGGTCAGCGACGGGGCTGCCTCGCATCCGGGCAGCAGAAGCTGGCCCAAGGCGCGGTTGGTGGCGGCAAGACGGCGCGAAAGCCTGTGCGCACTGCGCCGGCTGTCGATCACGTCCAGCAAAGTCAGGTTCCTGGGGCTGCCCGACGGCGCGCTGACGGTGCATGGCAAGGAATGTCGGCGGAAGTTGCGCCAAGCGCTGGTGCAGATGGACGCGGATGTCATCGTGGCGCCGGCGCTCAGCGATGCGCACCCGGACCATCAGGAAGTGGCGGCGGCCCTTGCGGTGCGATGTGGCCGCGCGCGTCGGCTGAGCTATCAGGTCTGGCCACCGCGGCATCGGCGAGGTGCGCGCACGCAGACGCTGGTGGCGCCGGGCGGCGCGGCGCGCAAGCGGTCGCTGATCCGGGTACATCGGACGCAATTGGGCGTGATCACCGATGATCCGTCCGGCTTCGCCATCGCGCCGCACGAGCTGGCGTTGTTCGCCCGGCCGATCGAATGCTTTCGGGAAGAGCGCCCATGA
- a CDS encoding BCCT family transporter — protein MTSSMNPRVFWGASAVIAALLGATILAPDTADVAFKTAQNWTIDTFGWFYIASVAFFLVVALALGFGPAGKLKLGTDDAEPDFPYVSWLAMLFAAGMGIGLMYFAVAEPIQHYISPPEAQSGTVAAAREAMAITFHHYGVHAWAIYALVGISLAYFTYRKNMPLTLRSGLSPIFGKRVNGPLGDAIDVFAVCGTVFGIATSLGFGVSQMTAGLNYNYGLPDTTQVKIVVIVLVMGAATLSVLSGADRGIRRLSELNLTVAVLLMVFVLAVGPTLFLLRALVQNFGLYLDHFVMRTFTLYAYEPRAWMADWTLFYWAWWIAWSPFVGMFIARISRGRTIREFMIGVLFVPTAFTFLWMTVFGNTAISLDLGTAAGGIAEAVQGNLSTALFKFLSYLPGAGFTTALAVLLVAVFFVTSADSGALVIDTLASGGKEETPRWQRMYWCILLGVTAALLLLAGGLGALQAATLMAALPFCFIMLLLAYGLIRQSNADLAGVPIEDDDGAAIGERLRRLFRPTSRREVQRQIAEVGTPALRSVCEAMRAEGYGASDVAVEDGLATLSIELGGGQQFHYRLRARSRPLAAYTALEAPEARRSMTWAMHADTGPGSRSRDLSGYSEEQIAADVLTQLEAWRTRAGTMPNDGGQKLSGPAS, from the coding sequence TTGACGTCCAGCATGAACCCGCGTGTATTCTGGGGCGCTTCAGCCGTTATCGCCGCCCTTCTTGGCGCTACCATTCTGGCGCCGGATACGGCCGATGTTGCATTCAAGACGGCGCAGAACTGGACGATCGACACCTTTGGCTGGTTCTATATCGCTTCCGTCGCGTTTTTTCTGGTTGTGGCGCTCGCGCTTGGCTTTGGCCCGGCCGGTAAGCTGAAGCTTGGCACCGATGATGCCGAGCCAGACTTCCCCTATGTCTCCTGGCTGGCGATGCTGTTCGCCGCCGGCATGGGCATCGGCCTGATGTATTTCGCAGTGGCGGAGCCGATCCAGCATTATATTTCTCCGCCGGAGGCGCAGAGCGGCACGGTCGCGGCCGCACGCGAGGCCATGGCCATCACCTTTCACCATTATGGTGTGCACGCCTGGGCAATTTATGCCCTGGTCGGCATCAGCCTTGCCTATTTCACCTATCGCAAGAACATGCCGTTGACGCTGCGATCGGGTCTGTCGCCAATTTTCGGCAAGCGCGTCAACGGACCGTTGGGCGATGCAATCGACGTTTTTGCGGTGTGCGGCACGGTGTTCGGCATCGCGACGTCGCTTGGCTTCGGCGTGTCGCAGATGACCGCAGGCCTGAATTACAATTACGGGCTGCCCGATACGACACAGGTGAAGATCGTCGTCATCGTCCTCGTCATGGGCGCAGCAACGCTGTCGGTGCTGAGTGGCGCCGATCGCGGGATCCGGCGGCTTTCCGAGCTGAACCTGACCGTTGCGGTGCTGCTGATGGTGTTCGTGCTCGCCGTCGGGCCCACACTGTTCCTGCTGCGCGCGCTGGTGCAGAATTTTGGCCTGTACCTCGACCATTTCGTGATGCGCACCTTTACGCTCTACGCGTATGAGCCGCGCGCCTGGATGGCGGATTGGACGCTGTTCTACTGGGCCTGGTGGATCGCATGGTCGCCGTTCGTCGGCATGTTCATCGCCAGGATCTCACGCGGGCGGACCATTCGCGAATTTATGATTGGCGTGCTGTTCGTGCCGACGGCATTCACCTTCCTGTGGATGACCGTGTTCGGCAACACCGCCATTTCACTTGATCTGGGAACGGCGGCAGGCGGGATTGCGGAGGCGGTGCAGGGCAATCTGTCGACCGCATTGTTCAAGTTCCTGTCCTACCTTCCCGGAGCCGGTTTCACGACCGCGCTGGCGGTGCTGCTGGTCGCCGTTTTCTTCGTCACTTCGGCCGATTCCGGCGCGCTCGTGATCGATACGCTGGCATCGGGCGGCAAGGAGGAAACGCCGCGCTGGCAGCGGATGTACTGGTGCATCCTGCTGGGAGTGACCGCCGCGCTGCTTCTGCTTGCGGGTGGACTTGGCGCCCTGCAGGCGGCGACGCTGATGGCGGCTTTGCCCTTTTGCTTCATCATGCTGCTCCTCGCCTATGGATTGATCCGGCAGAGCAACGCCGATCTCGCCGGCGTGCCCATCGAGGATGACGATGGGGCGGCGATCGGGGAGCGCCTGCGCCGCTTGTTCCGCCCGACCAGCAGGAGGGAGGTACAGCGCCAGATCGCCGAGGTGGGGACACCGGCGCTGCGCTCGGTCTGCGAGGCCATGCGGGCGGAAGGATATGGCGCCAGCGACGTGGCGGTAGAAGACGGCCTGGCGACCCTGAGCATCGAACTGGGTGGCGGGCAGCAATTCCACTATCGCTTGCGTGCGCGGTCTCGCCCGCTGGCAGCGTACACTGCGCTGGAGGCCCCGGAGGCGCGGCGGAGCATGACCTGGGCGATGCATGCCGACACGGGTCCGGGATCGCGATCTCGGGATCTGAGCGGTTATTCCGAGGAGCAGATCGCGGCGGACGTGCTGACCCAGCTCGAGGCGTGGCGCACGCGCGCCGGCACGATGCCGAACGATGGCGGACAGAAGCTCAGCGGCCCCGCCAGCTGA